One region of Solanum pennellii chromosome 6, SPENNV200 genomic DNA includes:
- the LOC114073950 gene encoding uncharacterized protein LOC114073950, which produces MGLNMAINLDVHELLVLGYSDLLIRQARGEWETRDIKLILYKQCLEDLIKKFKSIEFRYIPRFHNELADALATLASMLPYPGNTYIDPLEIQVRDQHGYFNIIAVEADGEPWYHDIKQFIKSREYPLHADRDQKRTIRRLANGFLLSGDILYKRTLDLNLLRCVNNQEAETIMNEVHSGVCGPHMNGYVLAKKLFGQDTIG; this is translated from the coding sequence ATGGGTTTGAATATGGCAATAAATCTGGATGTACATGAGCTCTTAGTCTTAGGGTATTCCGACTTGCTCATTCGACAAGCTCGAGGCGAATGGGAAACTCGAGACATTAAGCTCATACTGTACAAACAATGTTTAGAAGATCTCATCAAAAAGTTCAAGTCCATTGAATTTAGATATATTCCCAGGTTTCACAATGAGTTGGCTGATGCTTTAGCCACCCTAGCATCGATGCTTCCATACCCAGGTAATACCTACATTGACCCATTGGAAATCCAAGTTAGGGATCAACATggttatttcaatataattgcGGTAGAGGCAGATGGTGAACCTTGGTATCACGACATCAAACAGTTTATAAAATCTAGAGAATATCCACTGCATGCAGATAGAGATCAAAAAAGAACTATTAGGCGACTCGCCAATGGGTTCCTCTTAAGTGGCGATATCTTATATAAAAGGACTCTGGATTTGAATTTATTACGATGTGTGAATAATCAAGAGGCGGAAACAATTATGAATGAGGTACACTCAGGGGTATGTGGCCCACACATGAATGGTTACGTCCTAGCAAAAAAATTATTCGGGCAGGATACTATTGGTTGA
- the LOC107022003 gene encoding uncharacterized protein LOC107022003, translating to MPFPIQVSTSDLVYPPGFGPYINTSNTAGTSSVNPLKPSKMNNPLFMPTVQTNTIPQPTLVQKSNDDPILKHQYGQGHAPKLTFNVPNSYHHQYSSPVEVEKNIKNMEHEEIERKMRSLEQNIRNMQGLGGHKSVSFKDLCMFPDVHLPLGFKTPKFDKYNGHGDPVAHLRRFCNQLRGAGEKEELLMAYFGESLTGVASEWFIDQDISHCHVWDDMAQDFVQQFQYNIDIIPDRNSLANMRKKTSESFREYAIRWRKQAARVKPPMKDYELIDVFLQAQEPVYFHYLLAAMGKPFAEAIRSEKW from the coding sequence ATGCCATTCCCTATCCAAGTCTCAACAAGTGACCTGGTTTATCCACCTGGGTTTGGACCCTACATTAACACATCTAATACTGCCGGAACTTCCTCAGTAAACCCGTTAAAACCATCAAAGATGAATAATCCACTTTTCATGCCTACTGTCCAAACTAATACAATTCCTCAACCGACACTGGTACAAAAATCCAATGATGACCCTATACTCAAACATCAATACGGCCAAGGTCATGCCCCTAAATTAACTTTCAATGTTCCTAACTCTTACCACCACCAATACAGTTCTCCCGTTGAAGTTGAGAAAAACATTAAGAATATGGAACATGAAGAAATTGAAAGGAAAATGAGGAGTTTGGAACAAAACATAAGGAATATGCAAGGTCTGGGAGGACACAAAAGTGTCTCATTTAAGGACTTATGCATGTTTCCAGATGTTCACTTGCCTCTAGGGTTCAAAACACCaaagtttgataaatataatggTCATGGCGATCCAGTGGCTCATTTGAGAAGATTCTGTAATCAGTTGAGAGGAGCCGGAGAAAAAGAAGAACTTCTTATGGCTTACTTTGGAGAGAGTTTAACGGGCGTAGCATCAGAATGGTTTATCGATCAAGACATTTCTCATTGTCACGTTTGGGATGATATGGCACAAGATTTTGTCCAACAATTTCAATACAATATCGATATTATTCCCGATCGCAATTCCCTAGCTAATATGAGAAAAAAGACATCAGAAAGTTTTAGGGAATATGCCATAAGATGGAGGAAGCAGGCGGCTAGAGTCAAACCGCCGATGAAAGACTATgagttaattgatgtttttctccAGGCTCAAGAACCTGTctactttcattatcttctcgCCGCAATGGGCAAGCCTTTCGCCGAAGCGATTAGATCGGAGAAATGGTAG
- the LOC107022004 gene encoding uncharacterized protein K02A2.6-like yields the protein MERDCFQFVRKCHQCQIHSDLIHSPPLELHPMSAPWPFVTWGIDVIGPIDPKASNGHRFILVAIDYFTKWVEAVTFKSVTKKAVVDFIHSNIICRFGIPKIIITDNAMNLNSHLMKEVCEQFKIVHRHSTPYRPKANGAVEAANKNIKKILRKMVQGSRQWHEKLPFALMGYRTTVRTSVGATPYLLVYGTEAVIPAEVEIPSLRTIVEA from the coding sequence ATGGAGCGAGATTGCTTCCAATTTGTTCGCAAGTGCCATCAGTGCCAAATTCATAGCGACTTGATCCACTCACCCCCTTTAGAGTTGCATCCTATGTCTGCTCCATGGCCTTTTGTTACATGGGGAATAGACGTTATTGGACCAATAGATCCAAAAGCATCCAACGGTCATCGGTTTATTTTAGTTGCCATCGATTACTTTACCAAATGGGTAGAAGCTGTCACGTTCAAATCAGTTACCAAGAAAGCGGTGGTGGACTTCATTCATTCCAACATCATATGTCGTTTTGGCataccaaaaataattattacagACAATGCAATGAATCTCAACAGCCACTTGATGAAGGAAGTTTGTGAGCAATTTAAAATTGTTCATCGTCATTCAACCCCTTATCGTCCCAAAGCAAATGGGGCTGTTGAAGCTGCgaataagaacatcaagaagattCTTAGGAAAATGGTGCAAGGATCTAGACAGTGGCATGAGAAATTACCCTTCGCTCTCATGGGATATCGCACGACTGTTCGTACGTCAGTCGGTGCAACTCCTTACTTATTGGTTTATGGAACTGAGGCTGTCATACCCGCAGAAGTTGAAATCCCTTCTCTTCGAACCATTGTTGAAGCATAA